Proteins encoded within one genomic window of Thiothrix litoralis:
- a CDS encoding transglycosylase SLT domain-containing protein, with protein sequence MSRLLLTLIYCALSCIPPVLAELPENQRELFQQTYSKLQAGNTDGFATLPARMTQYPLYPWLEYSYLKQNVDTLSDAQMLDFALRNPNSLMADALYTQLSKRLADKQDWQKLLNTIPPDLDDTNTQCYRTQALMAVGQKQAALDTGKQTWMGITKGISNACLPVTDLLRRYVKLSTSDYWERIRAALDKNQTTLASQLAADLPPEARSAVDTWMQIRKSPADALPNAIQQTDTPYLRDAITYGLERLAKKEPQQAETLWATARQTLKFTPEETAKVESALGMYQALRRDPAALPRLAAIPSAQRTQDGNLWMARAAARTSDWEKLLDATRQLKFDNARDAAGWQYWQARALEQTGKKREATSLYTQIAPQATFYGFLSADHLGQSYDSLRLKPIDRSQRVAGLQKIAAVQRAFEWFALGNREQGRKEWFRVLKQMDKDGILAMADLATRANDPNLAIWTVARAKEWDEINLRFPLVHIELAMEQGRTQGIQPAWIMGVMRRESAFDAGVESSAKALGLMQLIPPTARAVGNKLGLSIKGRDDILHPATNVQLGSAYLRDMLGKFSGNYAQATAAYNAGPGRPPQWAPDKLINADQWVESIPFDETRDYVQAVMAYTTIYDDKLNPGKGRRLSERLQPIAPNAPKATTTP encoded by the coding sequence ATGAGCCGACTTTTACTGACACTTATTTATTGCGCGTTATCCTGCATCCCGCCCGTCCTAGCGGAGTTGCCGGAAAACCAGCGCGAACTATTCCAGCAAACGTATAGCAAACTGCAAGCCGGTAACACTGACGGATTTGCCACCCTGCCTGCCAGGATGACGCAATACCCACTCTACCCTTGGCTGGAATACAGCTACCTCAAACAAAACGTTGACACGCTCTCCGATGCACAGATGCTGGATTTTGCCTTGCGCAACCCCAACTCCCTGATGGCAGATGCGCTTTACACCCAACTCAGCAAACGGCTGGCAGACAAGCAAGACTGGCAAAAACTGCTGAACACCATCCCACCCGACCTCGACGACACCAACACCCAATGCTACCGCACCCAAGCACTCATGGCTGTCGGGCAAAAACAAGCTGCACTCGACACCGGTAAGCAAACCTGGATGGGCATCACCAAAGGTATTTCTAATGCCTGCCTGCCCGTCACCGATTTGCTGCGCCGCTATGTAAAACTCTCCACCAGCGATTACTGGGAACGCATCCGCGCCGCACTCGACAAAAACCAGACCACGCTGGCGTCGCAATTGGCGGCTGACTTACCCCCCGAAGCCCGTAGCGCTGTCGATACTTGGATGCAAATACGCAAAAGCCCCGCTGATGCCTTGCCCAACGCCATCCAGCAAACCGATACACCTTATTTGCGGGACGCCATTACTTACGGGCTGGAACGCCTTGCCAAAAAAGAGCCGCAGCAAGCCGAAACCTTGTGGGCAACAGCACGCCAAACACTCAAATTTACCCCGGAAGAAACCGCCAAAGTCGAAAGCGCCTTGGGCATGTACCAAGCCTTACGCCGCGACCCCGCTGCCCTGCCCCGGTTGGCTGCCATTCCCTCTGCACAACGCACGCAGGACGGCAACCTGTGGATGGCACGCGCTGCTGCCCGCACCAGTGACTGGGAAAAACTGCTGGATGCCACCCGCCAGCTCAAATTCGACAATGCTCGCGATGCCGCAGGCTGGCAATACTGGCAAGCACGGGCGCTGGAACAAACCGGCAAAAAACGTGAAGCCACCTCGCTTTACACCCAGATTGCCCCACAAGCGACGTTTTACGGCTTCCTTTCCGCCGACCATTTAGGGCAAAGCTACGACAGTTTGCGACTGAAACCGATCGACCGCAGCCAGCGGGTGGCGGGTTTGCAAAAAATAGCTGCCGTCCAGCGGGCATTTGAATGGTTTGCACTGGGCAACCGCGAACAGGGGCGCAAGGAATGGTTCCGCGTCCTCAAGCAAATGGACAAAGACGGCATCCTGGCGATGGCTGATTTGGCCACCCGTGCCAATGACCCGAACCTCGCGATCTGGACAGTCGCACGTGCCAAGGAATGGGATGAAATCAACCTGCGTTTCCCCTTGGTGCACATCGAACTAGCAATGGAACAGGGGCGCACCCAAGGCATTCAACCTGCGTGGATCATGGGCGTGATGCGCCGCGAGAGTGCCTTTGACGCCGGTGTGGAATCCAGCGCGAAAGCCCTCGGCCTGATGCAACTGATTCCACCCACCGCCCGTGCCGTCGGCAATAAACTGGGGCTGAGCATCAAGGGCCGGGATGATATTTTGCACCCCGCCACCAATGTGCAACTGGGCAGCGCTTACTTACGTGACATGCTGGGGAAATTTTCCGGTAACTACGCCCAAGCCACCGCTGCTTACAATGCGGGGCCGGGGCGTCCGCCGCAATGGGCACCGGACAAACTGATCAACGCTGACCAGTGGGTAGAAAGCATTCCGTTTGATGAAACCCGTGATTACGTACAAGCGGTCATGGCCTATACCACGATTTACGATGACAAACTGAATCCGGGGAAAGGGCGACGCCTGTCCGAACGTTTACAACCGATTGCACCTAATGCGCCTAAAGCAACCACCACACCCTAA
- the gspK gene encoding type II secretion system minor pseudopilin GspK — protein MRLKQPPHPKLPRQQRGIAILSVLVIAVLIVTLAAVVFARQSRAVRQTDNFQSLERAWQYVFMMEQYAGLQLQLDAKDNKYDALSDRWAYTLPTQTLTEESGAIVKFTGKLEDLQGRFNLNNLVSQDGELRGKLDGAALNQLKPFVTDAGLPSGFTDAIADWLDSNTQPQGVDGAERDYYLSGTIPYLAADMPFADPSEVRLLRLEMQDPNLKDKALSQFLSTITTLPFQKTTINPNTASKEVLKALRLSDNQIALILDKRKLKQAYRSKAEFIQEMAFTPGKDDVLMNSFDVTTQYFRLTGEVQINRARVFVNSLLLRDPKGAVRVIMRQFDRVNEQPITTNDASNTPTNTE, from the coding sequence ATGCGCCTAAAGCAACCACCACACCCTAAGCTCCCCCGCCAGCAGCGCGGCATTGCCATCCTTTCCGTACTGGTCATTGCCGTGTTGATCGTGACGCTGGCCGCAGTCGTTTTTGCCCGCCAAAGCCGTGCCGTGCGCCAGACCGACAATTTCCAGTCACTGGAACGTGCTTGGCAATACGTGTTCATGATGGAACAGTACGCCGGGCTACAACTGCAACTCGACGCCAAGGACAATAAATACGACGCCCTCAGCGACCGCTGGGCTTACACCCTACCCACCCAGACACTCACGGAAGAAAGCGGTGCGATCGTCAAATTCACCGGCAAGCTGGAAGACTTGCAAGGGCGCTTCAACCTCAACAATTTGGTCAGTCAGGACGGCGAACTGCGCGGCAAACTGGATGGCGCTGCCCTCAACCAGTTAAAGCCCTTCGTCACCGATGCCGGGCTGCCCTCCGGTTTTACCGACGCCATTGCCGACTGGCTGGACAGCAATACCCAACCGCAAGGCGTCGACGGTGCGGAGCGTGATTACTACCTGTCAGGCACAATCCCCTACCTTGCCGCCGACATGCCGTTTGCTGACCCCAGCGAAGTCCGCCTGTTACGGCTGGAAATGCAAGACCCCAACCTCAAGGACAAAGCCCTGAGCCAGTTCCTGTCCACCATCACCACACTGCCTTTCCAAAAAACCACCATCAACCCCAATACCGCCAGCAAGGAAGTGCTGAAAGCCCTGCGCCTCAGCGACAACCAAATCGCACTGATTCTGGATAAACGCAAACTCAAACAAGCCTATCGAAGCAAAGCCGAATTCATTCAAGAAATGGCTTTCACCCCCGGTAAAGATGACGTGCTGATGAACAGCTTTGACGTAACCACCCAATATTTCCGCCTGACGGGCGAAGTACAGATCAACCGGGCGCGGGTTTTCGTCAACAGTCTGTTATTGCGTGACCCAAAGGGGGCTGTTCGTGTCATAATGCGCCAATTCGATCGGGTTAATGAACAACCAATAACGACTAACGATGCTAGTAATACGCCTACAAACACCGAATGA
- a CDS encoding ammonium transporter, giving the protein MNIRLGLLMLVALLGFSGIAMADDAVAAVPVPDKGDTAWMMLSTLLVILMIVPGVALFYGGLVRAKNMLSVLTQVMAIFCMIALLWAIYGYSLAFGDGGSLNWMIGDFSKLFLAGITADSTAATFTDGVVIPELVFVSFQLTFAAITVALIVGGLAERVKFSALMVFGALWFTFSYLPITHMVWATGGYLFESGDLDFAGGTVVHINAGIAALVGAIVLGKRVGYGRDPMPPHNLPMTMIGASLLWVGWFGFNAGSNLEANGGAGLAFINTILATAAGGMAWMLTESLLRGKPSMLGVASGVVAGLVAVTPAAGLVGPMGAIALGAIAGAACLWGVTGLKKMFGYDDSLDVFGIHGLGGIIGAIGTGIFVSPALGGVGVDDYTMMGQVFTQAKGVLLTVVWSGVVSFVLFKLIDMTMGLRVSEEDERQGLDTASHGERAYTL; this is encoded by the coding sequence ATGAATATTCGTTTAGGTTTATTGATGCTGGTGGCTCTATTGGGGTTTTCCGGTATCGCGATGGCGGATGATGCCGTCGCGGCAGTTCCGGTACCTGATAAGGGGGATACAGCATGGATGATGCTGTCTACTTTGTTGGTTATCTTGATGATTGTGCCGGGTGTGGCACTGTTTTACGGCGGATTGGTTCGCGCCAAAAACATGTTGTCGGTGCTGACACAGGTCATGGCGATTTTCTGCATGATTGCTTTGTTGTGGGCGATTTATGGCTACTCCTTGGCGTTTGGGGATGGCGGTAGCCTGAATTGGATGATCGGCGATTTTTCTAAGCTGTTCCTCGCGGGGATTACGGCGGATAGCACCGCTGCAACCTTCACGGATGGCGTGGTTATCCCGGAACTGGTGTTTGTATCATTCCAGTTGACCTTTGCTGCCATTACGGTTGCGCTGATCGTGGGCGGTCTGGCAGAACGGGTAAAGTTCTCGGCACTGATGGTGTTTGGCGCACTCTGGTTTACGTTCTCTTACCTGCCGATTACCCACATGGTGTGGGCAACGGGCGGTTATTTGTTTGAATCAGGCGATCTGGATTTTGCAGGTGGTACGGTTGTACACATCAACGCGGGTATTGCGGCACTGGTTGGTGCGATTGTGTTGGGCAAACGGGTTGGTTACGGTCGTGACCCCATGCCGCCACACAACTTGCCGATGACCATGATTGGCGCTTCCTTGCTGTGGGTAGGCTGGTTCGGCTTCAACGCAGGTTCCAATCTGGAAGCGAACGGCGGTGCTGGTCTGGCGTTCATTAATACTATCCTGGCGACTGCTGCTGGTGGTATGGCGTGGATGTTGACTGAATCACTGTTGCGCGGTAAGCCTTCCATGTTGGGTGTGGCGTCTGGTGTGGTTGCTGGCTTGGTTGCCGTCACACCGGCGGCTGGTCTAGTGGGCCCAATGGGCGCTATCGCCTTGGGTGCTATTGCCGGTGCTGCGTGCTTGTGGGGCGTGACTGGCCTGAAGAAGATGTTCGGTTATGACGATAGTTTGGATGTGTTCGGTATCCACGGTTTGGGCGGCATTATTGGCGCTATCGGTACGGGTATCTTTGTATCCCCCGCGTTGGGCGGTGTTGGTGTGGATGACTACACGATGATGGGTCAGGTATTCACACAGGCTAAGGGTGTGCTCTTAACCGTTGTCTGGTCAGGTGTGGTCAGCTTTGTGTTGTTCAAACTGATTGATATGACAATGGGTTTGCGTGTATCGGAAGAAGACGAACGTCAAGGTTTGGATACAGCTTCTCACGGCGAGCGTGCTTATACCTTGTAA
- the gspM gene encoding type II secretion system protein GspM — MKAWWQSLAASERRLVTWGAILISLTMLWLFIWKPLNSHHQLLQQDLQDAQAAHEEMQQRRTEILALRGASAGSPSAASGSLHTTVIAALKQFQLDGAGTTSEEKDKKTVTLKLEAKPFDTLAQFLATMETQHAANTTAMTLKPAGKPGTVDAQITLER; from the coding sequence ATGAAAGCATGGTGGCAAAGCCTCGCAGCCTCTGAGCGTCGACTCGTCACTTGGGGCGCAATCCTCATCAGCCTGACCATGCTCTGGCTGTTCATCTGGAAACCCCTGAACAGCCACCACCAGTTATTGCAACAAGACCTGCAAGACGCGCAAGCCGCCCATGAGGAAATGCAACAACGCCGCACCGAGATACTCGCCCTCCGAGGCGCATCCGCAGGCTCACCCAGCGCCGCAAGTGGCAGTTTGCACACCACGGTGATTGCCGCCCTCAAACAATTCCAACTGGATGGCGCTGGCACAACGTCCGAAGAAAAAGACAAAAAAACCGTCACCCTCAAACTGGAAGCCAAGCCCTTCGACACTCTGGCGCAATTTCTGGCGACGATGGAAACCCAACACGCCGCCAATACCACCGCCATGACCCTGAAACCCGCAGGCAAACCCGGCACGGTTGACGCACAAATTACGCTGGAACGTTGA
- the ubiK gene encoding ubiquinone biosynthesis accessory factor UbiK, with protein sequence MQNFGNLDDLAKKLSALLPEPVRHMQEDVEKNMRGLLEGGLQKMNLVTREEFDIQSAVLLRTREKLEALEKRLAELEAQQTQMQAGA encoded by the coding sequence ATGCAAAACTTTGGCAACCTCGACGATCTGGCAAAGAAACTATCAGCCCTGCTGCCCGAACCGGTACGGCACATGCAGGAAGATGTGGAAAAGAACATGCGCGGCCTGCTCGAAGGCGGCCTGCAAAAGATGAATCTGGTAACGCGGGAAGAATTCGATATTCAATCGGCGGTACTGTTGCGTACCCGTGAAAAGCTGGAAGCACTGGAAAAGCGGCTTGCTGAACTCGAAGCCCAGCAAACCCAGATGCAAGCTGGCGCGTAA
- the gspL gene encoding type II secretion system protein GspL yields MLVIRLQTPNDPDPAWAVLTNKPADWQHGSWEKLLPAARGQDVVLLIPGREVLLTQTSVNTRNQKQLQQAVPFALEDSIADDLDNQHIVWQTQANSALVDVAIISRARLREWVNALQIHQLRTTSILPDLFALPWETDTTLWQQGEHIWVRTGELSGYTSSDAALPLLLDSLAAGKTDPIPLRLYSDQTDKWTTDTRFVITPETQAEQLLPASLQPALKLNLLNGLQDENRAQLHQQWQRWRLAAGLAAASALLTVGIYGVESYHLQQQLDAVDAQNLQLFAELFPGVSDVDPRGLKSRLASELARVRGKGSTAGASTSPLPQLSAFAAAMGKAGELTVEDIRAQSGTLTLNLQAKNQQAIETLRDTLEKALGNPVELQSSRTADSVKATLTLGGKS; encoded by the coding sequence ATGCTAGTAATACGCCTACAAACACCGAATGACCCTGACCCAGCCTGGGCAGTGCTGACCAACAAGCCTGCTGACTGGCAACACGGTTCCTGGGAAAAACTGCTGCCCGCCGCTCGTGGGCAAGATGTGGTATTGCTGATTCCTGGCCGTGAAGTCCTGCTCACCCAAACCAGCGTCAACACGCGCAATCAAAAGCAATTGCAACAAGCCGTGCCGTTTGCGCTGGAAGACAGCATCGCCGACGACCTCGACAATCAACACATCGTCTGGCAAACCCAAGCCAATTCCGCGCTGGTGGATGTTGCCATTATCAGCCGCGCACGCCTGCGCGAATGGGTCAATGCCCTGCAAATTCACCAGTTACGCACTACCAGCATTTTGCCCGACCTGTTCGCCCTGCCGTGGGAAACCGACACCACCCTGTGGCAACAAGGCGAACACATCTGGGTCAGGACAGGTGAACTGTCCGGCTATACCAGTAGCGATGCGGCCTTACCCTTACTGCTCGACAGTCTGGCAGCCGGGAAAACCGACCCCATACCCCTGCGACTGTACAGCGACCAGACAGACAAATGGACAACTGATACCCGTTTCGTGATCACCCCCGAAACTCAGGCGGAACAACTGTTGCCTGCCAGCTTGCAACCCGCCCTCAAGCTCAACCTGCTGAATGGCCTGCAAGACGAAAATCGCGCTCAACTGCACCAGCAATGGCAACGCTGGCGACTCGCCGCCGGATTAGCCGCCGCTTCAGCCTTGCTGACTGTCGGTATTTACGGGGTGGAAAGCTACCACCTGCAACAGCAACTCGACGCGGTGGATGCACAAAACCTGCAACTGTTTGCCGAACTGTTCCCCGGCGTCAGCGACGTTGACCCGCGCGGCCTGAAAAGCCGTCTCGCATCAGAACTCGCACGGGTACGCGGCAAAGGCAGCACGGCGGGCGCAAGCACCAGCCCCTTGCCGCAACTGTCCGCCTTTGCCGCCGCCATGGGGAAAGCAGGCGAGTTGACGGTGGAAGACATCCGCGCCCAAAGCGGCACACTCACCCTCAATCTGCAAGCCAAAAACCAGCAAGCCATCGAAACCTTGCGCGACACGCTGGAAAAAGCCCTCGGCAACCCGGTGGAACTGCAATCCTCACGCACCGCCGACAGTGTCAAAGCAACCCTGACACTGGGAGGCAAATCATGA
- a CDS encoding P-II family nitrogen regulator, giving the protein MKMVTAIIKPFKLDDVRDALGEIGIKGITVTEVKGFGRQKGHTELYRGAEYVVDFLPKIKLEAAVAESQVDQVIEAISKSANTGKIGDGKIFVTTVEQVIRIRTGESGVDAL; this is encoded by the coding sequence ATGAAAATGGTGACGGCAATTATCAAGCCATTCAAGTTGGATGATGTACGCGATGCTCTCGGAGAGATCGGCATCAAAGGCATTACAGTGACCGAAGTTAAAGGTTTTGGGCGTCAGAAAGGCCATACCGAATTGTACCGTGGTGCAGAATACGTGGTGGATTTCCTGCCAAAAATCAAGCTCGAAGCTGCGGTGGCAGAGTCACAGGTGGATCAGGTGATTGAAGCCATCAGCAAATCTGCGAATACGGGCAAAATTGGTGACGGCAAGATTTTCGTCACGACAGTTGAACAAGTTATCCGCATTCGCACGGGCGAAAGCGGCGTAGATGCACTGTAA
- a CDS encoding type II secretion system protein N — protein MKTRTLIIAGISSFLLASLTQLPASLVLSKLPADIPVQLQGINGTLWQGGAATLSSQGVQIQNLQWELHLSALLKGQLAADLRGTLAQGGQFDGICSINLAETLHCAPLNLSNLPAQALAPYLQSLMIPPLSGNFQANLSSLEWDQQTFPQLSGHGEWQEAGVQMLPQRYGNYTAIINSAANDAQQISLASAPDAAFSLNGTITLQANGQYKSELNLRPGSSIDEGTKQFLASFIVPPQPDGTFQIREQGKLP, from the coding sequence ATGAAAACACGCACCCTGATTATTGCAGGCATCAGCAGCTTCCTGCTCGCCTCCCTCACCCAACTGCCTGCCAGTCTGGTATTGTCAAAACTGCCAGCCGATATTCCCGTGCAACTGCAAGGCATCAACGGAACCCTGTGGCAAGGGGGTGCAGCGACCCTCAGCAGCCAAGGCGTGCAAATTCAAAACCTGCAATGGGAGCTGCACCTGAGTGCCTTACTCAAAGGGCAACTCGCCGCAGACTTGCGCGGCACACTGGCACAAGGCGGGCAATTCGATGGCATTTGCAGCATCAACCTCGCTGAAACACTCCACTGCGCCCCGCTGAACCTCAGCAACCTGCCTGCGCAAGCCCTTGCACCCTACTTGCAAAGCCTGATGATTCCGCCGCTAAGTGGCAACTTCCAAGCCAACCTAAGCAGTCTGGAATGGGATCAGCAAACCTTCCCGCAACTCAGCGGACACGGAGAATGGCAGGAAGCAGGCGTGCAAATGCTGCCGCAACGCTACGGCAATTACACCGCCATTATTAACAGTGCTGCCAATGATGCCCAGCAAATCAGCCTTGCATCCGCCCCTGACGCTGCTTTTTCCCTAAATGGCACGATTACCCTGCAAGCTAATGGCCAGTACAAAAGCGAATTAAACCTGAGACCGGGCAGCAGCATCGACGAAGGCACCAAACAATTCCTCGCCAGCTTCATTGTCCCGCCACAGCCGGATGGCACTTTCCAGATACGCGAGCAAGGGAAACTGCCCTAA
- a CDS encoding TorF family putative porin, translated as MNKTLLTVAILSSLFAGAQAQAGASANIGVTSDYIWRGVTQTDEGPAVQAGLDYEADNGLYVGTWASNVDFPDVYKGAEVDVYAGYKKDLKGELNFDVGAIRYMYPSEDMALDVTEVYAKAGLKGLEAEVSYGVDTEGTDTDQGNLYYALGYSGEFSNGIGYGAKVGRFDFEAADLTDYNHAQLSLSKGFGKAGDVTLAVDDSSLPETDPLVSVSWAKSFDF; from the coding sequence ATGAACAAGACTTTGTTGACCGTAGCTATCCTAAGTTCATTGTTTGCTGGTGCACAAGCTCAAGCGGGTGCAAGCGCAAACATTGGTGTGACTAGCGATTATATCTGGCGCGGTGTAACACAGACCGATGAAGGCCCTGCCGTGCAGGCTGGCTTGGATTATGAAGCTGATAATGGCTTGTATGTGGGTACTTGGGCATCCAACGTGGATTTCCCGGATGTTTATAAAGGTGCGGAAGTAGATGTATACGCCGGTTATAAAAAAGACCTAAAAGGCGAGCTGAACTTTGACGTTGGCGCTATCCGTTATATGTACCCCAGCGAAGACATGGCTTTGGATGTTACCGAAGTGTATGCGAAAGCCGGTTTGAAAGGGCTTGAAGCAGAAGTTTCCTATGGTGTTGATACCGAAGGTACGGATACGGATCAAGGCAATCTGTACTACGCCCTCGGTTACAGCGGTGAATTCAGTAATGGCATTGGTTATGGTGCAAAGGTTGGGCGGTTTGATTTTGAAGCCGCTGATTTGACCGATTACAACCATGCGCAGCTTTCCTTAAGCAAAGGTTTCGGTAAAGCTGGGGATGTGACCCTGGCGGTGGATGATTCCAGTTTGCCAGAGACTGATCCTTTGGTATCTGTATCCTGGGCTAAATCTTTCGATTTTTAA
- a CDS encoding RNA-guided endonuclease InsQ/TnpB family protein → MPTKRAYQFRFYPDPQQEKLLAQTFGCVRYVYNSILRYRTDAYDQAQEKVSYLGANARLTAIKKLPERLFLNDVSSVPLQQCLRNQQTAFKNFFEGRAKYPVFKSKKHRQSAEFTYRAFTYRNGELKLAKCDAPLNIRWSQPLPAAPTTVTVSKDQAGRYFVSCLCEFESTLLPVTNKKAGIDVGIKDLFVTSDGFKSGNPRHTAQHAVKLAKYQRRLAKKKFGSKNRLKAKRNVARVHAKISDCRSDNLHKLSRKLINENQVVCAENLAVKNMIKHPTLAKHIADASWGEFTRQLEYKAHWAGRTYVEIDRFFPSSKRCNGCGFVKENMPLAVRSWECPECGATHDRDVNAARNILAAGLAVLAFGENVSGDGISVSLSCSR, encoded by the coding sequence ATGCCAACGAAACGCGCCTACCAATTCCGGTTTTACCCAGACCCGCAACAAGAAAAGTTGCTGGCGCAGACGTTTGGTTGTGTGCGTTACGTGTACAACAGCATTTTGCGTTACCGCACGGATGCTTACGATCAGGCTCAGGAAAAGGTCAGTTACCTGGGTGCTAATGCGCGGTTGACCGCCATCAAGAAGCTGCCTGAACGGCTTTTTCTGAACGACGTTTCCAGTGTTCCGCTGCAACAATGCTTGCGGAACCAACAAACCGCGTTCAAGAACTTTTTTGAGGGCAGGGCAAAATACCCTGTCTTCAAATCCAAAAAGCACCGACAGTCGGCAGAATTTACTTACCGTGCTTTTACATACCGCAACGGTGAATTGAAGCTGGCGAAGTGCGATGCGCCGCTGAACATTCGATGGAGCCAGCCACTTCCTGCTGCCCCGACCACTGTCACCGTGTCCAAAGATCAGGCCGGACGCTACTTCGTGTCCTGCTTGTGTGAATTTGAATCCACGCTGTTGCCCGTCACCAACAAAAAGGCTGGCATTGACGTGGGCATCAAGGATTTGTTCGTCACTAGCGACGGCTTCAAGTCCGGCAATCCCCGCCATACCGCCCAACACGCGGTTAAACTGGCGAAGTATCAACGCCGTCTTGCCAAGAAGAAATTCGGCAGCAAGAATCGGCTGAAAGCTAAACGCAACGTTGCCCGTGTTCACGCGAAGATCTCCGATTGCCGGTCGGACAACTTGCACAAGCTGTCCCGCAAACTGATTAACGAGAACCAAGTCGTTTGCGCTGAAAACCTCGCTGTGAAAAACATGATTAAACACCCAACATTAGCCAAGCACATTGCCGATGCGAGTTGGGGGGAATTCACCCGCCAGCTTGAATACAAAGCCCACTGGGCAGGCAGGACGTATGTCGAAATCGACCGTTTCTTTCCTTCCAGCAAACGCTGTAACGGCTGCGGTTTCGTGAAAGAAAACATGCCGCTGGCCGTGCGGTCTTGGGAATGCCCGGAATGTGGCGCAACCCACGACCGTGACGTGAATGCAGCACGTAACATTTTAGCCGCCGGGCTGGCGGTGTTAGCCTTTGGAGAGAATGTTAGCGGTGATGGCATTTCGGTGTCGTTGTCCTGTTCTCGATGA
- the ureG gene encoding urease accessory protein UreG yields MSNPLRVGVGGPVGSGKTALLDALCKAMRDTYDIAVVTNDIYTQEDAQFLMRSEALPVERIVGVETGGCPHTAIREDASMNLAAVEDLQIRFPKLDLIFIESGGDNLSATFSPELADLTIYVIDVAEGEKIPRKGGPGITRSDLLVINKIDLAPYVGASLEVMESDSKRMRGERPFVFTNLREKLGLQTIIDFIVHKGMLRA; encoded by the coding sequence ATGTCCAACCCCTTACGTGTCGGTGTCGGCGGCCCGGTCGGTTCCGGCAAGACCGCGCTGCTGGATGCCTTGTGCAAAGCCATGCGCGACACTTACGACATCGCTGTCGTCACCAACGATATTTACACGCAGGAAGATGCGCAATTTCTGATGCGTAGCGAAGCCTTGCCGGTCGAGCGCATTGTCGGCGTGGAAACCGGTGGTTGTCCGCATACCGCGATTCGCGAAGATGCTTCGATGAATCTGGCGGCGGTGGAGGATTTGCAAATTCGCTTCCCGAAGCTTGACCTGATCTTCATCGAAAGCGGTGGCGATAATCTGTCAGCCACCTTCAGCCCAGAACTCGCTGACTTGACGATTTACGTAATTGACGTGGCGGAAGGCGAGAAGATTCCCCGCAAAGGTGGCCCCGGCATTACCCGTTCTGACTTGCTGGTGATCAACAAGATCGACCTTGCACCTTATGTGGGCGCGTCACTGGAGGTGATGGAAAGCGATAGCAAGCGGATGCGTGGCGAACGCCCGTTTGTGTTTACCAACCTGCGCGAAAAGCTGGGCTTGCAGACGATTATCGACTTTATCGTCCACAAGGGTATGTTGCGAGCGTAA
- a CDS encoding urease accessory protein UreF, with product MSTDLALLRLLHLVSPTLPIGSFTYSQGIEWAVECGWVTSPADLREWLESQLHGSITQLDIPVLQRLYQAVEQRDTARLAHWIDILNASRETSELLLEEKNRGRALTDLLIALEIPHAAAWKPLLAQSQSAAFALAAVHWHIPLQDAAGGYVWSWLENLVLSAVKIIPLGQTQGQKILHQMTPLIPAAVVQGLQVADDDIGAASPALAIASSRHETQYTRLFRS from the coding sequence GCTGCTGCGGCTGCTGCATCTGGTTAGCCCGACTTTGCCGATAGGTTCGTTTACCTATTCGCAGGGGATTGAATGGGCGGTGGAATGTGGCTGGGTGACATCCCCCGCTGATTTGCGCGAATGGCTGGAAAGCCAGTTGCACGGCAGTATCACTCAACTCGATATACCTGTGTTGCAACGGCTGTATCAGGCGGTGGAACAGCGTGATACCGCAAGGCTGGCGCACTGGATCGACATCCTCAACGCCAGCCGTGAAACCAGCGAATTATTGCTGGAAGAAAAAAACCGGGGACGCGCCCTCACCGATTTGCTGATTGCGCTGGAGATACCGCACGCTGCCGCGTGGAAACCCTTGTTGGCACAAAGCCAGTCCGCCGCTTTTGCCCTCGCGGCGGTGCATTGGCACATTCCCTTGCAGGATGCGGCAGGCGGCTACGTGTGGAGCTGGCTGGAAAATCTAGTGTTGTCAGCGGTGAAAATCATTCCGTTGGGGCAAACGCAGGGGCAGAAAATTCTGCACCAGATGACGCCACTGATTCCCGCTGCCGTGGTGCAAGGCTTGCAAGTGGCGGATGACGACATTGGCGCGGCCTCGCCTGCCTTGGCGATTGCCAGTAGCCGCCACGAAACCCAATACACCCGTTTGTTTAGATCGTGA